The region AAAATAATAACATACTTCATTTATTTATTGGGACTTCTGGCTGGAGTTACAAACATTGGGCCGGTATATTTTACCCGGAAAATGTCAAACCTGCCGGTTATTTGGAATATTATACCACAAATTTCAACTCTGTTGAACTAAACTCTAGTTTTTATCACCTCCCCATGAAAAAAACCATTGCCGGATGGGTGAGTCGTACGCCGGAACCATTTGTATTTTGTCCGAAAATGAGCCGCTATGTTACTCATCTGAAACGGTTAGTTAATGTCGAAGAATCGCTCAACCTGTATTTTGATGTGTTTGAAGGAATGAAGGCACGGCTGGGCCCCGTTCTCATACAGTTGCCTCCGGGATTGCCGTTTGATAAACAATTGTTGAATAATTTTATTGGCATATTAACCGGGAAATATAGCACTTACAGGTTTGCCATTGAAGCCAGGCATAAATCCTGGTTCACGGACGATTGTT is a window of Bacteroidota bacterium DNA encoding:
- a CDS encoding DUF72 domain-containing protein; translation: MENNNILHLFIGTSGWSYKHWAGIFYPENVKPAGYLEYYTTNFNSVELNSSFYHLPMKKTIAGWVSRTPEPFVFCPKMSRYVTHLKRLVNVEESLNLYFDVFEGMKARLGPVLIQLPPGLPFDKQLLNNFIGILTGKYSTYRFAIEARHKSWFTDDCFKLLGQYNIALVIADSGKRYPYYEVVTADFVYFRFHGHEQLYASDYSEQELQDYAGKIISWLKENHEVWAFFNNDYQGFAPKNAKRLNEIISEALNIV